From Prosthecobacter sp., the proteins below share one genomic window:
- a CDS encoding tetratricopeptide repeat protein, with amino-acid sequence MPPPSAPKPDAAAELLRDVNYVVTSAKEIRGMSDMQGALELLKRADQLNPDHPAIIAEMAQTYEQMGITDKATDSWRRIQLLGTTKAGSYFELASRRLGAGSAAVAAPAMPGVPGMESEKFLRLGACQVARDFTVNTGERYVLRVPIVRAGNHPIDGKAVNLEVFFFDRINGTKVAQTIAPEPVETWQSAPVDWSGTGEETLDVVYHLPALSAAEVQQHGRRSYYGYMLRLYHNNKLQDVAAEPRDLLEFGSAPGSAPAGANPLLPPVGR; translated from the coding sequence ATGCCGCCTCCATCAGCGCCGAAGCCTGATGCTGCCGCCGAACTGCTGCGTGATGTGAATTACGTTGTCACCTCCGCGAAGGAAATTCGCGGCATGAGCGATATGCAGGGCGCGCTGGAGCTGTTGAAGCGCGCCGACCAGCTCAATCCCGATCATCCGGCAATCATCGCCGAGATGGCGCAGACCTACGAGCAGATGGGCATCACGGACAAGGCGACGGATTCCTGGAGACGCATCCAACTGCTGGGCACGACGAAGGCGGGCAGCTATTTTGAACTCGCCTCTCGTCGGCTCGGCGCGGGCTCGGCCGCCGTGGCGGCACCTGCCATGCCGGGCGTGCCTGGCATGGAGAGTGAGAAGTTTCTGCGTCTCGGTGCCTGCCAGGTGGCCCGTGATTTCACCGTGAACACGGGTGAGCGCTATGTGCTGCGTGTGCCCATCGTTCGGGCCGGCAATCATCCCATCGACGGCAAGGCGGTGAATCTGGAAGTATTTTTCTTCGACCGAATCAATGGCACGAAAGTAGCGCAGACCATCGCGCCTGAACCCGTCGAAACGTGGCAGTCCGCCCCGGTGGACTGGAGCGGCACCGGCGAGGAGACGCTGGATGTCGTGTATCACCTGCCCGCACTCTCCGCCGCTGAAGTCCAGCAGCATGGCCGCCGTTCGTATTACGGCTACATGCTGCGCCTGTACCATAACAACAAACTCCAGGATGTGGCCGCCGAGCCCCGCGATCTCCTGGAGTTCGGATCCGCACCGGGCTCTGCTCCTGCCGGTGCCAATCCGCTCCTCCCGCCCGTGGGGAGATGA
- a CDS encoding NIPSNAP family protein, with protein MKRLTFLALALTGLFSTMIHAADDTRVYELRIYTCNEGKLEALLARFRDHTCKLFEKHGIGNVGYWVPVDEENGSKTTLIYVLEHKSRDAAKASFKAFGADPEWKAAAKASEANGKIVAKIESIFMSPTEYSPPLAIAKGDKPRVFELRTYTTPEGKLNDLHARFSNHTMKLFSKHGMSHLAYWVPTDADKGAGTKLIYILSHASKEAGIASFTAFRADPDWIKAKGESEKNGPLTIQPQAEGVKSVYMKATDFSPIQ; from the coding sequence ATGAAGCGCCTCACCTTTCTCGCCCTGGCCCTCACCGGCCTCTTTTCCACGATGATCCATGCCGCCGATGACACGCGCGTCTATGAACTGCGGATCTACACCTGCAACGAAGGCAAACTCGAAGCGTTGCTGGCCCGCTTCCGTGACCACACCTGCAAATTGTTTGAAAAGCACGGCATCGGCAACGTCGGTTACTGGGTGCCGGTGGATGAGGAGAACGGCTCCAAAACCACGCTGATCTATGTGCTCGAACACAAGAGCCGCGATGCGGCCAAGGCGAGCTTCAAGGCCTTCGGCGCGGACCCCGAGTGGAAAGCCGCCGCGAAGGCGAGCGAGGCGAACGGCAAGATCGTCGCCAAGATCGAGTCCATCTTCATGTCGCCGACGGAGTACTCGCCACCGCTCGCCATCGCCAAAGGGGACAAGCCGCGCGTGTTTGAACTGCGCACCTACACGACGCCCGAAGGCAAGCTGAACGACCTGCACGCCCGTTTCAGCAACCACACGATGAAGCTCTTCAGCAAGCACGGCATGAGCCACCTCGCCTACTGGGTGCCGACCGATGCGGACAAAGGCGCGGGCACGAAGCTGATCTACATCCTCTCCCACGCCAGCAAGGAAGCCGGCATCGCCTCCTTCACCGCGTTCCGGGCTGATCCTGACTGGATCAAAGCCAAGGGCGAGAGCGAAAAGAACGGCCCGCTCACCATCCAGCCGCAGGCCGAAGGCGTGAAGAGCGTCTATATGAAAGCGACGGACTTCTCGCCGATCCAGTAG
- the pabB gene encoding aminodeoxychorismate synthase component I, whose protein sequence is METSPHHRRCEFSFTPAEIAAQLCHREGFVWMDSSLPTPGAISVLTAEPVAILQGHIDHDWEKVRAALRTPRASAGGLYGWVGYDGHFVFGIYPHGLIYDHDTAQWFEFGHFSFQLSTFSPPPSSQLHFEPQVTRDDFIRSVQRAQDYIAAGDIYQVNLSYPWQAVWPQNADALALYLKLRSVSPAPHAAFMQLAGTTVLSASPELFLNMDGSRIATRPIKGTRPRFVGDPARDSAAVRELTASAKERAELLMITDLERNDLGQVCEFGSVAVPELWRVESFAQVFHLVSTVTGTLRPHVDHVDAFRACFPGGSITGAPKKRATEIIAELEPHPRGLYTGAIGWFGFDGRSQWNIAIRTAVQKDDAITFHVGSGIVADSVPLSEYEETLHKAAGILAAAS, encoded by the coding sequence TTGGAAACGTCACCACATCACCGCCGGTGTGAATTTTCCTTCACACCCGCCGAAATCGCGGCGCAACTGTGCCATCGCGAGGGTTTCGTCTGGATGGATTCCTCCCTGCCCACCCCCGGTGCCATCTCCGTTCTCACCGCCGAACCCGTGGCGATTTTGCAGGGCCACATCGACCACGATTGGGAAAAAGTGCGCGCCGCCCTGCGCACGCCCCGCGCTTCCGCCGGTGGTTTGTACGGCTGGGTCGGCTACGACGGCCATTTCGTCTTCGGCATTTACCCGCACGGCCTCATTTACGATCACGACACCGCGCAGTGGTTCGAGTTCGGCCATTTCAGCTTTCAGCTTTCCACTTTCAGCCCCCCCCCCTCTTCCCAACTTCACTTTGAACCCCAAGTTACCCGCGACGACTTCATCCGCAGCGTCCAGCGCGCGCAGGACTACATCGCCGCTGGAGACATCTACCAAGTCAACCTCTCCTACCCTTGGCAAGCCGTTTGGCCGCAGAATGCCGATGCTTTGGCGCTCTATTTGAAGTTGCGCTCCGTCTCCCCTGCCCCGCATGCCGCCTTCATGCAACTGGCCGGAACCACCGTGCTCTCGGCTTCTCCCGAGTTGTTCCTCAACATGGACGGTTCGCGCATCGCCACCCGTCCCATCAAAGGCACGCGCCCTCGTTTCGTCGGCGATCCCGCCCGCGACAGCGCCGCCGTGCGCGAGCTCACCGCCTCCGCCAAAGAACGCGCCGAGCTGCTCATGATCACCGACCTCGAGCGCAACGACCTCGGCCAGGTCTGCGAATTCGGCAGCGTCGCCGTGCCCGAGCTGTGGCGGGTGGAAAGCTTCGCGCAGGTGTTTCACCTCGTCTCCACCGTCACCGGCACGCTCCGGCCGCATGTCGATCACGTCGATGCCTTCCGCGCCTGCTTCCCCGGCGGCAGCATCACCGGCGCGCCGAAAAAACGCGCCACCGAGATCATCGCCGAGCTCGAACCGCATCCCCGTGGCCTCTACACCGGCGCCATCGGCTGGTTCGGCTTCGACGGCCGCAGCCAATGGAACATCGCCATCCGCACCGCCGTGCAAAAGGATGACGCAATCACCTTCCACGTCGGCTCCGGCATCGTCGCCGACTCCGTGCCGTTGAGCGAGTACGAGGAGACTCTGCACAAGGCGGCGGGCATTCTGGCGGCAGCTTCGTGA
- a CDS encoding 3D domain-containing protein, translating to MIRTTLLCLAALCASAFAEEVKSSTTTPAGTPGQVIAGVRTTAYTHDESDHIEYGARTAVGTLLKHGQIRSAAADWSIYPVGTVFQIQGDPSLYVVDDYGSALVGTKTIDLYKPSFSAMNKWGTRRVTIQVIKWGSFAKSLAILKPRVKAASHVRKMVASIEARPA from the coding sequence TTGATCCGAACCACCCTCCTGTGCCTCGCTGCCTTGTGCGCCTCCGCTTTCGCGGAAGAAGTTAAAAGCTCAACCACAACCCCAGCTGGCACTCCAGGCCAGGTCATTGCAGGCGTCAGAACCACCGCCTACACCCACGACGAAAGCGATCACATCGAGTACGGAGCCCGCACCGCCGTGGGCACGCTCCTCAAGCACGGCCAGATCCGCAGCGCCGCCGCCGACTGGTCCATCTACCCCGTGGGCACCGTGTTCCAGATCCAGGGCGATCCCTCTCTCTATGTCGTGGATGACTACGGTTCCGCCCTCGTTGGCACCAAGACCATCGACCTCTACAAGCCGAGTTTCAGCGCCATGAACAAGTGGGGCACGCGCCGCGTGACCATCCAGGTCATCAAATGGGGCTCGTTTGCCAAAAGCCTCGCCATCCTGAAACCGCGGGTCAAAGCGGCCTCCCACGTGCGCAAGATGGTGGCCAGCATCGAAGCGCGCCCGGCCTGA
- a CDS encoding long-chain-fatty-acid--CoA ligase: protein METPLSPLDFARRARRLYPDREAVVDGDRRFTYREFFERCDRWSAALQKLGVQPGERIATISPNTHAHLEAFYAVPQIGAVIVPINFRLTAADFAYILNHSGSRVVCVHADYLDAVDSIRDQVPGVEHFIAFSGSKPGWIDYESTLAASAPDFTPAEVVETEMIALNYTSGTTANPKGVMVTHRNTALNIMGHLMHTRITAADRYLWVLPMFHANGWCFVWTITAVGGRHVCIPKADPRLIFEAIMREGVTLLCAAPTVLIGIASASEEIRKNAPRGVRVFTAGAPPAAATIERVEGELGWEIAHIYGLTEVSPIVTISESRPEHAQLTPQARAIIKARQGVEYLGNAEVRVVDDEGKEVAQDGTAMGEIIIRGNAVMKGYYNDPAATAKAIRNGWFYSGDAAVVHPDGYIEIRDRWKDIIISGGENISSVEVEGVLLRHPAVQESAVVGLPHEKWGETPQAFIVLKPGADTTPEALRLFCRDHLAHFKVPHGFEFLAELPKTATGKIQKYVLRGGRANITKQ, encoded by the coding sequence ATGGAAACGCCGCTCTCACCCCTCGACTTCGCCCGCCGCGCCCGCCGACTTTACCCCGACCGGGAGGCCGTGGTGGATGGCGACCGCCGCTTCACCTACCGCGAGTTCTTCGAGCGCTGCGACCGCTGGTCCGCCGCGCTGCAAAAGCTCGGTGTGCAGCCCGGCGAACGCATCGCCACGATCTCACCGAACACCCACGCGCATCTGGAGGCGTTCTATGCTGTGCCGCAGATCGGCGCGGTGATTGTCCCGATCAATTTTCGTCTCACCGCCGCCGACTTCGCCTACATCCTGAACCACAGCGGATCCCGCGTCGTCTGCGTGCATGCCGATTACCTCGACGCCGTCGATTCCATCCGTGATCAAGTGCCCGGCGTGGAGCACTTCATTGCCTTCAGCGGCTCCAAACCCGGCTGGATCGACTACGAGTCCACGCTCGCCGCTTCCGCGCCCGATTTCACGCCTGCCGAGGTCGTCGAGACGGAGATGATCGCTCTCAATTACACCAGCGGCACCACGGCGAATCCGAAAGGCGTCATGGTCACGCATCGCAACACCGCCCTGAACATCATGGGCCATCTTATGCACACACGCATCACGGCGGCGGACCGTTACCTGTGGGTGCTGCCCATGTTTCACGCGAATGGCTGGTGCTTCGTCTGGACCATCACTGCCGTCGGTGGTCGCCACGTCTGCATCCCGAAGGCCGATCCACGCCTGATCTTCGAAGCCATCATGCGTGAAGGCGTCACGCTGCTCTGCGCTGCTCCCACGGTGCTCATCGGCATCGCCAGTGCATCGGAAGAAATTCGCAAAAACGCCCCGCGCGGCGTCCGCGTCTTCACCGCTGGCGCACCGCCCGCCGCAGCTACCATCGAGCGCGTCGAAGGCGAACTCGGCTGGGAAATCGCCCACATTTACGGCCTCACCGAGGTCTCGCCGATCGTCACCATCAGCGAATCGCGCCCCGAACATGCGCAACTCACGCCGCAGGCGCGCGCCATCATCAAAGCCCGCCAGGGCGTCGAATACCTCGGCAACGCCGAAGTCCGCGTCGTCGATGATGAAGGCAAAGAAGTCGCCCAAGACGGTACCGCGATGGGCGAGATCATCATTCGCGGCAACGCCGTGATGAAAGGCTACTACAACGACCCCGCCGCCACCGCGAAGGCCATTCGCAATGGCTGGTTCTACAGCGGCGATGCCGCCGTCGTGCATCCCGACGGTTACATCGAAATCCGCGACCGCTGGAAGGACATCATCATCAGCGGCGGCGAAAACATCTCTTCTGTCGAGGTTGAGGGCGTGCTGTTGCGCCATCCCGCCGTGCAGGAATCCGCCGTCGTCGGCCTGCCGCACGAAAAGTGGGGCGAAACCCCGCAGGCCTTCATCGTCCTCAAACCCGGCGCCGACACCACACCCGAAGCACTCCGCTTGTTCTGCCGTGATCACCTCGCGCACTTCAAAGTGCCGCATGGCTTCGAGTTCCTCGCCGAATTGCCGAAGACAGCGACCGGGAAGATTCAGAAGTATGTCCTGCGCGGCGGGCGGGCGAACATCACGAAGCAGTGA
- a CDS encoding SUMF1/EgtB/PvdO family nonheme iron enzyme, whose translation MTLLFVDSNAALRGTRTIWLRENLPGFTIVDFSDPALATAWISKADSLDVLVTEAIFPTQETGFTLRDTARARFPQARVLFTTRYDLTGFEAQIADGLVLKDAPYTPEKLLDRVRSLMTQTVESDDPAPVMQPGTVLGNYQVLERLYVEKEAETYRALQVAVQRPVALVLLKPEQLKQPLVVAKFKERERVKASLMHPRIAPLYEAGEANGWLFYSRELPRGRSLAEIELTDEALSERRLAEVLHGVAEAMQFATERGYHHRSLAPRDIYIDAEHQASIVNIFRPAVDDKRDAKADVRAFLDLLRPIASDGKARGLLQSLAEANHDWKGLFNALDDVRDDMRERSIVRKIEAETLPMNADGQKPWWVWMTIILILVIVAALGAFMNGSNTTALPVELVRIPAGTFKYQNNEEEVKLPEFWISKHEVTIGQYAEFLQALKTAVPGVHDHPRQPKTKTGHEPAKWSQYYAAAKSGTTFNGESITLNTPVSQVDWWDAYAFAKWKGQRLPTEQEWEKAARWNGEKSLRYPWGNEARDNAANLGDDYNAAPKARGGRVDGYNLWAPITRVTQDVSHYGVCDMAGNVSEWTAGETQDGEWPAHPDYIDITVPVVRGGHFGLKSNDHLLTDRLFPESANEATLARGFRTASSTAPAKPNP comes from the coding sequence ATGACTCTTCTGTTTGTTGATTCCAACGCCGCACTGCGCGGCACACGCACCATCTGGCTGAGGGAGAACCTCCCTGGCTTCACCATCGTTGATTTCTCCGATCCAGCGCTCGCCACGGCGTGGATCTCGAAGGCTGACTCGCTCGATGTGCTCGTGACCGAGGCCATCTTTCCCACGCAGGAGACCGGCTTCACGCTGCGCGACACGGCACGGGCACGCTTTCCACAGGCACGCGTGCTGTTCACCACACGCTATGACCTGACCGGTTTTGAAGCTCAAATCGCCGACGGGCTGGTGCTCAAAGACGCACCCTACACACCCGAAAAGCTGCTGGATCGCGTCCGTTCCCTCATGACGCAAACCGTGGAGTCGGATGATCCCGCGCCGGTGATGCAGCCCGGCACCGTTCTGGGCAATTATCAGGTGCTCGAGCGGCTCTACGTCGAAAAAGAGGCCGAGACCTACCGTGCGTTGCAGGTCGCCGTGCAGCGTCCGGTGGCGCTGGTGCTGTTGAAGCCGGAGCAGTTGAAGCAGCCGCTAGTCGTCGCCAAATTCAAGGAACGCGAACGGGTGAAGGCCTCGCTGATGCATCCGCGCATCGCCCCGCTGTATGAGGCGGGCGAGGCAAACGGCTGGCTGTTCTACTCCCGCGAGCTGCCCCGCGGGCGCAGCCTGGCCGAGATCGAGCTGACGGATGAAGCCCTCAGCGAGCGGCGTCTGGCCGAGGTGCTGCATGGTGTGGCGGAGGCGATGCAATTTGCCACCGAACGTGGCTACCATCACCGCAGCCTTGCCCCGCGCGACATTTACATCGATGCCGAGCATCAGGCGAGCATCGTAAACATCTTCCGGCCTGCGGTGGATGACAAACGCGATGCGAAAGCGGACGTGCGCGCGTTTCTGGACCTGCTGCGCCCGATTGCCTCGGACGGCAAGGCGCGCGGCCTGCTGCAGTCGCTCGCGGAGGCGAATCATGACTGGAAAGGGCTGTTCAACGCCCTCGATGATGTGCGTGATGACATGCGCGAGCGTAGCATCGTGCGCAAGATCGAAGCAGAGACTCTGCCGATGAACGCGGATGGTCAGAAACCGTGGTGGGTCTGGATGACGATCATCCTCATCCTCGTCATCGTGGCCGCCTTGGGTGCCTTCATGAACGGCTCGAACACCACGGCGCTGCCCGTTGAACTGGTGCGCATCCCCGCAGGAACGTTCAAATACCAGAATAACGAAGAAGAAGTCAAACTCCCGGAGTTCTGGATCAGCAAGCATGAAGTCACCATCGGCCAGTATGCCGAGTTTTTGCAGGCGCTGAAGACCGCCGTGCCGGGAGTCCATGATCATCCGCGGCAACCGAAGACGAAAACCGGCCACGAACCCGCGAAGTGGAGCCAATATTATGCTGCGGCGAAGTCAGGCACCACCTTCAACGGCGAAAGCATCACGCTGAACACTCCTGTCAGCCAGGTGGACTGGTGGGACGCGTATGCGTTTGCCAAATGGAAGGGCCAGCGTCTGCCCACCGAGCAGGAATGGGAAAAAGCTGCGCGTTGGAATGGGGAGAAAAGCCTGCGCTATCCCTGGGGCAATGAAGCACGCGATAACGCCGCCAATCTCGGTGACGACTACAATGCCGCCCCCAAAGCGAGGGGAGGAAGGGTTGACGGCTACAACCTCTGGGCTCCGATCACCCGTGTCACTCAAGACGTCAGTCATTATGGCGTGTGTGACATGGCGGGCAACGTCAGTGAATGGACCGCTGGTGAGACCCAGGATGGCGAATGGCCTGCGCATCCTGATTACATCGACATCACAGTGCCGGTCGTGCGTGGCGGCCACTTTGGCCTGAAGAGCAATGACCACCTGCTCACCGACCGCCTCTTTCCAGAATCCGCAAACGAGGCTACACTCGCCCGGGGATTCCGCACCGCCTCCAGCACCGCCCCCGCCAAACCGAATCCTTGA
- a CDS encoding SBBP repeat-containing protein: MISLRTLCLALFATSLQAATPTFEWVAAGGGAKSDKTRAVTFDREGNVFLAGETTDDGTFGDVKRTGLGGSDFFVAKVSKEGRFLWVRSLGGSLVDRGYGVATDAAGNAYVTGHYQSTDAQANGQALSNAGDYDIFVAKYDPAGTLLWIKTAGGKGYDYGHGIVVDSKGDIVVTGAVAGEAKFGDVTVNAGSTTRPIFCAKYDAAGTLKWVKTTGGKFSGSGHGLGVDGKDAIYIGGSGGGTGSIGSVVLEVAKGQAGVVLKLTSEGEGVWAATLPGVPSAGFHEITVDNAGRTWGAGMFKGVLNNGPKTTGDKDSDGVLAHFSPEGKLVWNHVIQGPATDYCLGVATDNTGRCFVTGEFSQTATFAGQTLTSQGATDIYTAAFDEKGSLEWLVPSGGIKGDNAYTMAWHPSGKLIISGACVAPASFGGQTMTSPGGAEAYGAILRLK; this comes from the coding sequence ATGATTTCCCTCCGCACGCTTTGCCTCGCCCTGTTTGCCACGTCACTTCAAGCCGCCACCCCGACGTTTGAATGGGTCGCCGCTGGCGGCGGAGCGAAGAGCGACAAGACGCGCGCCGTGACCTTTGATCGCGAAGGAAACGTCTTCCTCGCCGGTGAAACGACCGATGACGGCACGTTTGGCGATGTGAAGCGCACCGGACTCGGCGGGTCAGATTTCTTCGTCGCGAAGGTGTCCAAAGAGGGCCGCTTCCTCTGGGTGCGCAGCCTTGGCGGCAGTCTGGTGGATCGCGGTTACGGCGTGGCGACGGATGCGGCGGGCAATGCCTACGTCACTGGCCATTACCAAAGCACCGATGCGCAGGCGAATGGCCAGGCGCTGTCGAACGCGGGCGATTACGACATCTTCGTGGCCAAATACGATCCCGCTGGCACGCTGCTGTGGATCAAAACCGCTGGCGGCAAGGGCTATGACTACGGTCACGGCATCGTAGTCGATTCCAAGGGCGACATCGTCGTCACCGGCGCGGTGGCGGGCGAGGCGAAATTTGGCGACGTCACCGTGAACGCGGGCAGCACCACGCGACCGATCTTCTGCGCCAAATACGATGCCGCAGGCACGCTGAAGTGGGTGAAGACCACCGGCGGCAAATTCTCCGGCAGCGGTCATGGCCTCGGGGTCGATGGCAAAGACGCTATTTATATAGGTGGCAGCGGCGGCGGAACTGGGAGCATCGGTTCCGTGGTTCTCGAAGTCGCCAAAGGCCAGGCGGGCGTCGTTTTGAAGCTCACGTCCGAAGGCGAAGGCGTCTGGGCTGCCACCTTGCCCGGCGTGCCGAGCGCGGGCTTCCACGAGATCACCGTCGATAACGCCGGGCGCACCTGGGGTGCAGGCATGTTCAAAGGCGTGCTCAACAACGGCCCGAAGACCACCGGCGACAAAGACAGCGACGGCGTCCTGGCGCACTTCAGCCCCGAGGGCAAACTCGTCTGGAACCACGTCATTCAAGGCCCGGCCACCGATTACTGCCTCGGTGTCGCCACCGACAACACGGGCCGCTGCTTCGTCACCGGCGAGTTTTCCCAGACGGCCACCTTCGCCGGACAGACGCTCACATCCCAAGGAGCCACGGACATCTACACCGCCGCGTTTGACGAGAAAGGCAGCCTCGAATGGCTCGTCCCCAGCGGCGGAATCAAGGGCGACAACGCTTACACCATGGCCTGGCACCCCTCCGGGAAGCTAATTATTTCGGGGGCTTGTGTCGCACCTGCGTCATTCGGCGGCCAGACCATGACCTCGCCCGGCGGCGCGGAGGCCTACGGGGCGATTCTCCGCCTAAAGTGA